From the Capra hircus breed San Clemente chromosome 14, ASM170441v1, whole genome shotgun sequence genome, the window agaaccgactcactggaaaagaccttgatgctgggaaagattgaaggcagaaggggacaacaggggatgagatggttggatggcatccctgactcgatggacatgagtttgagcaagctccgggagatggtgatggacagggaagcctggtgtgctgcagtcgcaaagtccatggggtcgcaaagaatgggactcgactgagcgactggactgaactgaactgaactgacctgtccTGGaccacagccaccactcctgctGTGTCCTGGGTGCAGGCGTGGCGGCTATTCAAAAACGGGCACATGACACAGAGAAGCACAATATTTGTGTCTCTAAAATGCTGCGTCTGATATCTAGTTGGCAAAGATTACAGTAAATTGTAAGGTAAAGTCTAGTTGCCCATGTAGATTAGACATCAAACTGTGGAAAGAGGTTTTTAGTTGTTTGAAACTGCCCATTTAAATGGAAATAAGCTTGTCCTTTCAGTGCCTGGGCTGTGCAagtcctccccttccccaccactCTTCGCCCTGCCTGATGTTTCTGCTTATACTGGGCAATAGTCACAGCCCTAAATGCACCTCCCCAGAGAAGAGGCAAGAAGAGGAGGCAGAATGTCTGTTAAGCCAATTTTTCAGCGTTTAAGAAAGTCAATAGTTCCTCCAGCCTCCACCTTGCCAGCCTCCAGCAGATGGAGCCAGATGgaaccctggtcaggaagataggCCTGTCCCAGTGTTGCAAGGTGGCTCAGGGTTGCCCCTGCCAGAAGTCAGAGGTCGCTTTGGCTGAACCCTAATATGAGCCTGGTGCTCCGCTCACACGACCACCCAGGGAGGGGCAGACAGGGAACTAACTGTAGAAGGTGATGCTTGAGCGGACGGGGAGACCCTAGCAGGTGGTGTCTAGGGAAACGCGGGCAGAGGGTGAGCAGGGCCAGATGGGGGCCTTGAGGGTCAGCCCTGGCCCTGGAGCTGGAGCAACGCAACAGGAACCACACAGGGGCTCGAGTAGGGCAACACCCAACTAACTCCGCGCACTGCCAACCTACTGTTTCATGGGCCTGGGGGCAGCGGTACCAGCGACAGGTACAGAATTTGCAGGACCAAATGCACAGGAAAACACGGCCCTCCTTGTTCAAAAATTAACAACCTCGAGATTGCTTCAGCAGAACTTCAAGCTGAGGGCACCAGAAGGCAGTGGAGAGAGGGGGTGTGCAGGCCCAGCCTGGCAGGGACAAAGTAGGTGAAGACCGACCTCAGGCCCAGACGCTGGAGCTGGCACCCGAGTGACAGCAGTGCTGGGACTCAGGGCCTCAGCTCTGGGCCCGGGGTTGTCAGCACACTGTGAGGGCTTGAAGGGGCCCCCGCAGGGTGTGGACACAGGATGCTAAGGATGGGGTGGTGGGACAGGGggcctagagaaaagcctgagaagTAGGAGGGCCGGACCCAGGAGGAGGCCTGGGAAAGACCCTGGGTGGTGTTTTCCCGGTCAGGCAATCCTGAGGGTTTGGGGAGGTCCCCTGGTGTCTCATCACCAGCAGCCACGCCCTCTGTCCTCTGCTGCTTGTGGCCCCAGCTCAGTCCGATTCCAGGTGGTGGATGGAGCTGGTGCTGGGGCTGCTGGAAGCTCTGAGCTCAGGCTCAGCCCACAGGGTTCCCCCACCCTGGATCCCTAGAGGCGCCTCAGCCAGGGCCTCCAGGACACCTCCCTGCAGGTCCCTCCCTCTGACCGTGATCCTGGTGGAACCACACCCCGCAACCTCCTTTGCCCCCATGTGCTTGCCTGCTCTTGGGCCAGGGTGGAGCCAAAGGTCCCTGACCATTGCTGTCCCCTCAGGCCTCCCTGAACCCCAGTGACCACAAGCTGGACGAGGAGCTGTGCCAGACGCTCACACAGCGCTACGTGAGCATCATGAACCGGCTGCAGAGCTTGGGCTACAACGGGCGGGTGCACCCAGCGCTGACGGAGCAGCTGGTGAACGCTTACGGCATCCTGCGGGAGCGGCCGGAGCTGGCCGCGTCCGAGGGCGGCTCCTACACAGTGGACTTCCTGCAGCGCGTGCTGGTGGAGACCGTGCACCCCAGCATGCTCACTGACGCGCTGCTGCTGCTCTCCTGCCTCAGCCAGCTAGCCCACGATGACGGCAAGCCCATGTTCATCTGGTGACCCCACCATTAAAGCTTCCCTCGGTTGCTGGCCGCTGGGCCCGGGCCGGTACTCCTGGGTGGTGCCGCCCCCTCTGGTGCCCTTCTGTCCTGTCTGCCCTGAGGGCTCCTGCCCCTCAGGGCCCCTGGAGAGAGCACCAAGACCAGATCTGAGCAGCTGTCATGCTGAGCGGGTGTTCCAGAGGCCCCACATCTCCCCTCACATGGCCTGAGGCCTGGAGTGTCCAGAGCAGGAATCGGGAAGGAGCCGAGCTAGCAGGGGGTGTGTGGGTGTGCCCGCAGCCCTGGCCACCTGCTGGCGGCCGGGTGAGGCCTGGACCCAGAGCAGAAGGCAGAGTGGGCTCCAGAGGAGGCTATGGGCACAGGAGCGCCTCCCTCTGCACCAGGCAGGGACAAGGAGGGTGGGGACATGTTTTCTGGACCCTCATCAAGGGCAGGGGGACATTAAAGGgacaggagccaggagaaagagACTCACTCGCACCTGGGCACTGGGTAGCCCAGGGAGGTGGGGGCCCTGCAAGGCCAAAGGCTCCCGTAGGAAGGGACTAGACTGTGAGAGTCAGAGCTGGGAAGACAGCTCCCCACTACTCAAGGGGTGCGGCTGAGCCGCACAGGCCACAGGAGAGCAGAACAGGAGAGCTGGAGTGGGATGGGGTAGTAGGGGACACAGGAGGTAACCTATAGACTCAGAGAGGGAAGACTGGTGGGGGGTGCAGGATTCCCTGAGTGTAGGCCAGGGCGCTTGTCCCTTCAGGACCCTTATGAGGAGCAGAGAGGGCGCATGAGAGCAGAGAGGGCGCATGAGGAGCAGAGAGGGCgcagaggtggtggtggggattcGGACCCCAGCCAGGAGGCTTCTCTAGCACTGCCGCCCACCAGCCCGAGGATCActaggggacagaggagccactgGGCATGGGTTCATGTCAGCTACCAGCAAGGGGGTACAGAGGAGAGGGGGTTTGGGCAAGCTGGGGTCTCTGGCCCCAGAGCTGCTGCCTCTCTGCAGCCttactcccctccccccaggcctACTTCAGCAGATAAGTCAGACCCCTGGGAAAGGCAGGCAGAGCCCCTGTGTACAGACAGGCAGAGAGCCCTAGGCGTGCCTAGCTGTGTCTGCTGAGAAGGCTGACGGTAGGAACGAGCACACCCAGCACCAGACCTTGATTTCTACAGGGGATCCAGGATTTCTGGAGAATTTGAgcgcagggggcgggggggggggggcggtgcgggGAGCAGAGCCCCTTCTCTGAGTCTGCAGGCGGAAAGGGCAATTCTGGTCCAAGCTTCAGCGCAATTTAGGAGTCAACCGTTAAGAGCTCTAGGAACCGCTTCGCAGCTGGAATGAGAAAGAtgggggccagggaggggagggCAAGGCAGCATCTGAGCAAGGCCAGGCAGCTCGGTCCTGGGACCCAACAGAGTGGCTCCCATCTGGCTCACGTGCCCCGGAAGGCCAGGCCGGCCGCGCAGAGCCGAACCAACGGTCCTTCCCCCAGACTGGAAGTTTCTCGCGGTAGGCCCACAGAGCCGGCGCAGAGCTGGCGGCTGGTTAGGCTGCTCGAGTCCGCCCATCTGCGGGCGTGTCTTCGTACTCAGGTGCTAGACGTCACGAACCTGGGCACAGGTCGGGGTGGGGTATACGCCGCAGTCTGGGCAGCAGGAGCGAAGGGCCACTTCACCCTGACTggtgggaggagacagagagcTGGACGCAGCGCGCATCGCACTCCCGTCCGGCCGCCGGACACGGGAAAAGTGTCGGCCTCCGTTGGGTGTGGCTGCACCCAGGAGCTGCGCTGGTCCGCGCGGTCCGCGGGTTCTCCTTGAGGTTTTCAGGGGTGGGCGGGGCGAGGGGCTTCTGGGGCGGGACCAAGGTCCCTTCTGCTTTCCTTTTGGTTCTCTCCAACCGCCGCAGACACTCCGCGCGAGTGAGCAGAGGGCGGTTTCCCGGGCGGCTCTGCCAGCGTACGCACCCCCAAGCTCGCGGGGCACGGCGCCTTCCCTGCCCCGCGCACAAGCTGTGCCACGTAGCCTTGACCCCTGCGACTCCCCTGCAGCTCCCGCGGACGAACGCACGGATCGACTCGCACGCTGTAAGCCAGTGAGTCGTCGGAGACTCACACTGCCGAGGAGCCTCGTGCGCCATGCCATCCCCGCCCAACTGGCCCCCGACGCCCTGCGCCCTACGGCCCTCGCCCTTCCCGCACCCTGTGCTGCACGCTCTCCACCGCCTGACCCGCGCGCTGCTTTTCCCGGCCTACTGGGCCCTGGACCAGCTGCTGGGCTGCTGGGCGCCGGCCGAGAGCCGGAGCGAACAGAGCTGGCTGAGAACCGCCGCAGGCGCCGCGGgcgcgctgctgctgctgctcgcgGCCCTGCCCCTGACTCTCCCGGCGCTGctgctctggctgctgctgcaggCCTGGCGCCGTCCCTTCTGCTACCAGCCTCCTCCGCGGTGCTGGGCGCCCCCTGCGCCCTGGTGCCCCCGCACTGAGCCCGCGCGCAGCTTCGGCTTCTTCAGCGCAAATCTGTGCCTGCTCCCCGACGGGCTGGCGCGCTTCAACAACTTGCCCCACACGCAGCGGCGGGCCGCAGCCGTGGGCGCCGTGTTGCTCGCCGGCCTGCGGAGTTCGCCCTATGGGGCTACAGGCTGCGGTTCGCCAGTGCAGGCGATGCCGTGCGGGGTGCTGACGGGAGCCATGCCAGCGAGTCTGGACTTCGTGTGCCTGCAGGAGGCGTTCGATCTTCGCGCAGAGCGACGCCTGGTGAGCCTCCTGGCATCTAATCTGGGCCCGGTGTTGTACGACGTGGGCACATTCGGCCTGCAGCACGGCCTACACCTCAAGTTGCTGGGCAGTGGGCTGCTGCTGGCCTCGCGCTATCCGCTGCTGCGTGCCGCCTTCCAGTCCTTCCCCCACGCACGTGGCGAGGATGCTCTGGCCTCCAAGGGACTACTTTCCGCGCAGGTACCTGTCCCCTGTCCGTGGCGCTGCGGCACCAGGGAGGGGCGGGACTTGGAGTGGAACACGCGAAGGAGCGCCAAGGTCCGTGGTGTTGCAGGCGCAGCTGGGCATCCTGGACGGGCGCCGCGTCGTGGGCTTCCTGCACTGCACACACTTGCACGCGCCCAGCGGTGAGCCCTGCCGGGTTCGTAAGCAAAAGCAGGAGGCCCCTCTGcgtggcggcggcggcagcgagTCCCAACCCTGGCCAGCACCTCCCCTCCTTGTAAAGTTTATTCACTGCCCCAGCCGCCGCGAGTCCCTAGGTGGGCTAGCGGATCAGGATAGGGTGGGACGGGGGGCGAAGCTGGGTGTCCAGGATGCGGACACTGGCTCCTCCACCCCGCTCCGCAGAGGACGGGCTCCTGCGCTGCAAACAGCTGACGGTGCTCCTGGACTGGGCCGGGCAGTTCGAGGCGGAGAGCCGCCAGAGTGACGAGGCCGTGGCCTTCAGCGTGCTCCTGGGTGACCTCAACTTCGACAACTGCTCACTAGGTAGGACGgcccgcccctcccccaaccccgcgcgcgcgcgcgcgcgcacacacacacaaacacccacatacacacacaccccgaaTGTCGCCTCTCCACAGACCACCAGCAGGAGCAGGAGCACCAGTTTTTCAGCTGCTTCCGGGACCCCTGCCGGCTGGGCACGCGCCGGGAGCAGCCCTGGGCCCTGGGTACGCAGGGCGGGGCACCCCGATGGGGGCGTGGGGACCTCAGGCGGTCTCTGCGGAGGCATCCGCTGACAATGCCCTTCCCCGCCCACCCCAGGGACGTTGCTGAGACCCTCTGAGCTCCGCCGCTCCGTGGCCTGCTCGCCGGAGATGCTGCGTAGGTGAGTGGCTACCTGGGGGTCAGACGAGGTCAGGAAGCAGGGCTGCCCTAACCCCGGTGCCACGGCCCCTCCTCAGGGCCCTGGAGCAGAAGAAAGGGCGCCGCCGTTACCTGGCAGGCCCTCCCCGTGGAGGTCCCCCAGCTGAGTCCTGGCGGGGCCGGCGCCTGGACTACATCACCTACCGCAGCACGCCTGGAGGCCTTCTGAGCCCGGTAAGTGCCAGAGCTCAGGGTGCGGGCCTGCCGTGCTGGGGCCACTCTCCAACCTGCCTCCCGCCCTCCAGGAGGTGGAGCAGGTGACATTCAGCACTGCCCTGGCCGGGCTCACAGACCACCTGGCCGTGGGACTTCGGCTCCGAGTGTCCACGTCTTCCTAAGGCCAGCTTGCAGGAGACAGGTGCCAGAACAGGTGGAAAGACGGACGGTGACACAGAACATGAGCCTGGCCAGTCGCCAGAGGGAAAGGCGACTTCAGGGATCTTTATTGTGTGGGCCCTCCTTCACACAGCCTCCTGGGCCCTGCGGTACTCATACACGCTGCCCCGCTCGGGGAAGGCTAGGGGCTGCAAAGGCGAACCTGGCAGTGGGGCGGGGTCCTCCGGGTCCCCGTAGCCCCCACCGCCTGGTGTGTGGAGACAGAACACGTCCTGTGGAGCAGAGGGGCAGGATCAGCCTGGGCCTGGCGCTGCCCTGCCTCCCGCTACAGGCCCATCCCCACAGGGCAACGTGTCCATATCGGCCAGCTTGGACCCCGGAGCCCGGGTTCTCGGGCCCCTATTTTTTTTTCCGGCTCCCTATTCTTGTAGGAGCCAAATTAAACTCGGTCTCCGCTTATCTCCGCAATTCCATTCACCCTCTGTGGGATGAGGgccactgggggtgggggagtgaggATGGGACAGGCCAGGCCGCAGTCCTTACCCCAGGGTACACGGGCACTGAGGTCTTCCCACCCAGGTTCACTGTCCGGCCGTCCTTCCGGATGAGTAGGTTTAGGCCCCGGGCACCAGGCTCACCCCCTTCAGGAAGAAGCAAGGCGGGAGTGGCCCAGGAGGCAAGGAAGTGAGAGATGGAGGAGGGGGGGGGTGTTTTAAACTGGAGGACAGATGGGACAAGAGGTGGGTGGGGAACAGACTCCCCGCAGCGATTGGggctggggggggtggggagggaaccaCCTACCCATCAGGCCGTACGGCTGGAAGGCGCGGCGCTCGGTCAGCACGGACAGCAGCGCCTCCTCGCGGAAAAGCAGCTCACGGATAATGCCATCGCCGCCCCGGAAGCGGCCGCGACCCCCGGACCCCAGTCTTAGCTCGAAGCGGCGCAGGAT encodes:
- the SMPD5 gene encoding sphingomyelin phosphodiesterase 5: MPSPPNWPPTPCALRPSPFPHPVLHALHRLTRALLFPAYWALDQLLGCWAPAESRSEQSWLRTAAGAAGALLLLLAALPLTLPALLLWLLLQAWRRPFCYQPPPRCWAPPAPWCPRTEPARSFGFFSANLCLLPDGLARFNNLPHTQRRAAAVGAVLLAGLRSSPYGATGCGSPVQAMPCGVLTGAMPASLDFVCLQEAFDLRAERRLVSLLASNLGPVLYDVGTFGLQHGLHLKLLGSGLLLASRYPLLRAAFQSFPHARGEDALASKGLLSAQAQLGILDGRRVVGFLHCTHLHAPSEDGLLRCKQLTVLLDWAGQFEAESRQSDEAVAFSVLLGDLNFDNCSLDHQQEQEHQFFSCFRDPCRLGTRREQPWALGTLLRPSELRRSVACSPEMLRRALEQKKGRRRYLAGPPRGGPPAESWRGRRLDYITYRSTPGGLLSPEVEQVTFSTALAGLTDHLAVGLRLRVSTSS